In a genomic window of Bacillota bacterium:
- a CDS encoding ATP-binding protein, protein MIKAHYESEEEFHNVVDRIIKTEESTGKRTSADRIRATFNNHSGKKRNGYTVKPLHELSTINKSNQNMVEVRRSDITLPDVIASQEVITSISEVINEFKNKKILNNYGLEALNKILLSGPPGVGKTWTAMAIAGELEMDIVFVRWDSLISSYLGSTGNNIRKVFEAVNAKPVVLLLDEFDAAGKDRGGNEQEVGEMSRVVINILQNIDMFPPESFLLAATNHGHLLDTAIPRRFVVVNLELPGEDERRRLIQYYSKGLPVSIDLDEWLKKTDGLSGAEIRTKIHQEAKRAILKNDSEFMSVATLL, encoded by the coding sequence TTGATCAAAGCTCATTACGAATCCGAAGAGGAATTCCATAATGTTGTTGACAGAATAATAAAAACCGAAGAGAGCACCGGAAAAAGAACATCAGCCGACAGGATAAGGGCAACATTTAATAATCATTCGGGTAAAAAACGTAACGGATATACCGTTAAGCCGCTGCACGAACTGTCAACTATAAATAAATCAAACCAAAACATGGTTGAAGTGCGCCGGTCCGACATTACCCTACCGGATGTAATAGCCTCTCAAGAGGTTATAACATCTATTAGTGAAGTAATTAATGAGTTTAAGAACAAAAAGATCCTCAATAATTATGGACTTGAGGCTTTAAATAAGATATTGCTTAGCGGGCCGCCCGGTGTTGGCAAGACGTGGACAGCCATGGCCATAGCCGGGGAATTAGAAATGGATATAGTCTTTGTACGGTGGGACAGCCTAATCAGTTCGTACCTCGGTAGTACCGGCAACAATATACGTAAGGTTTTTGAGGCGGTAAATGCAAAACCGGTGGTTCTTCTCTTGGACGAATTTGACGCTGCGGGAAAAGACCGGGGTGGCAATGAGCAAGAAGTAGGGGAGATGTCCCGGGTAGTCATTAACATCCTTCAAAACATTGATATGTTCCCGCCGGAATCTTTTTTGTTAGCGGCCACAAACCATGGCCACCTTCTTGATACGGCTATCCCTAGAAGATTTGTAGTTGTAAACCTGGAACTTCCAGGAGAAGATGAACGCCGGAGATTGATTCAGTATTATTCAAAGGGGCTGCCTGTTTCAATTGATCTGGATGAGTGGCTCAAGAAGACTGATGGGTTAAGTGGAGCTGAAATAAGAACAAAAATCCATCAGGAAGCTAAACGGGCGATTCTTAAGAACGATAGTGAGTTTATGTCGGTGGCTACATTATTATAG
- a CDS encoding ASCH domain-containing protein produces the protein MILFKPEHIPMVKNGIKTQTRRKGKPRWKIGSIHQAKENFKKGSKPFAHIEILAVRREPLGSITEADAKAEGYSSVEEYKKVFQRIYGDWNPDEVVNVVDFRRVMK, from the coding sequence ATGATCCTTTTTAAACCTGAACATATCCCAATGGTAAAAAACGGAATAAAAACACAAACCAGGCGAAAAGGGAAGCCTCGTTGGAAAATCGGTTCTATTCACCAAGCTAAAGAGAATTTTAAAAAAGGTAGTAAGCCGTTTGCTCATATTGAAATCTTGGCTGTACGGCGGGAACCGTTGGGGAGTATTACTGAAGCAGATGCCAAGGCAGAAGGGTATAGTTCCGTAGAGGAATATAAAAAGGTATTTCAACGCATTTACGGAGATTGGAATCCTGATGAAGTTGTAAATGTGGTTGATTTTAGAAGAGTTATGAAATGA